The following proteins come from a genomic window of Nicotiana tomentosiformis chromosome 12, ASM39032v3, whole genome shotgun sequence:
- the LOC117280556 gene encoding uncharacterized protein, which produces MQRYLDKLQVTLHRFKEWTLQHVPWDQSSDADALVNLGSSVEYDDFKSGEWVEAQAYEKVREKEVIDFILDHIICRFGLPLEIVCDNRKQFIGSKVTKLLEDHKIKRILSTPYHPRGNGQAELNNKTIIQNLKKRLTDAKGKLKEILPEVLWEYRTTAKSSTRVTPFSLVYGTEALILVEVGEPSIRFQYPTKELNDEAMNTSLELLDERCEAAIVRLASQKQLIEMYYNRRPNF; this is translated from the exons atgcaaagatacttggacaagttacaggtgacattacatcggttcaaagagtggactttgcaacatgtaccttggGATCAAAGTAGCGACGCCGATGCCCTCGttaacttgggatcgtcggtcgaatACGACGATTTTAAATCAGGGGAG TGGGTTGAAGCGCAAGCATACGAGAAGGTTAGGGAaaaggaagtcatcgacttcattttgGATCACATCATATGCCGGTTTGGACTGCCATTAGAAATTGTGTGTGACAACAGGAAACAATTTATCGGTAGTAAAGTGACCAAGTtgctcgaagatcataagatcaaaagaatcttatcgacaccttatcaccctagagggaacggacaagccgaattaaacaacaaaaccataatccaaaacctaaagaaaaggttaacCGACGCCAAAGGGAAATTGAAGgagatcctgcccgaagtcctttgggaatACCGCACAACAGCGAAGTCCAGTACGAGGGTTACACCGTTctcattggtttatggcactgaagcccTAATACTGGTTGAAGTCGGGGAGCCAAGTATCAGATTTCAATATCCAACAAAGGAATtaaatgacgaggccatgaatacgagcctggagCTATTGGACGAAAGGTGTGAAGCTGCCATTGTTCGATTGGCTTCCCAGAAGCAACTGATCGAGATGTATTATAATCGAAGGCCCAACTTTTGA